GTGGGTGTGGTACTGCGCTCGTCTCAGGTGCCAGGCTGGGTCTACTATCTTCTCGGGAAGCTGATTGGCTACAAGGCGGTCGAACTTGTCCTCGTCGTTGTGGATGATGACTCGAAGGTGGCAGTGGGGGCAGGCCGCGGTCCTATTCTATTTCGATTCTGGGCCGGGTTCGATCGCTGGTTCCGTCGAACCAGAACCGATGCTCTCCGGTTGCGGGATTGGCACGAATTGAGGAGCGACTCTGTCACCGTTGTGATGCTCCGAGCGAGTAACACCGCCGCCCAATCGGAGCTCGACATTGCTGCTCTAAAGGAAGCCAGTCCCGGCTTGCTGCTGTATTTCGGTGACGATGCTCTCGGAGCTGAAGTTGCAGCGTGCGCACGACAGGGCATGTGGTCAGTGCAACAAGTAGGTCCGTGCGGAACGGCGGCGATTCCAAGTCAGTTCTGGGATATGTATGAAGGCAATTGCATCTCTCGATATGGGCCGCAGGTAGTTGAGCAAACGCAGAATCGAACACGAATTCTGTATCGCCCCTCACCTCTTACAAATTTCCTCTCCCTCGCTTTGAATCAGAACGCGGCTTTCTGGGAAGTCGCTGATTTTCTAGCCACCCAACTCAACGATGCTGCGCGGCTGCAGACGGATACGCAATTGTGCCCCGAGGTAAATGCGAGCCAGCACTTATTTCCTCGCACTATGGGCAATATGCGCATGGCGGGTTTCCTGATGCAGTGGGCCAGGCGAATCCTGCGCCACGAATTCAAAAGGCGCCTGTTTCGTGAGCAATGGACAATTGCCCTGCAACCGAAGAGTGGCATGTCGACGGTCAATTGCGAGCACGGCTTTAGAATTGTTCGCCCCCCTCGGGATCGTTTCTACGCCGATCCGTTCCTAGTCGAAAGGAATGGACGTAATTACGTTTTCTTTGAAGACTACAAATTCGCTTCTCGAAAAGGCTTGATTTCGTGCTGCGAGCTGGACGCTGAGGGCAACTGCAGCAAACCGCGAGTGGTGCTGGAACGCAAATACCATCTCTCGTATCCGTTCCTCTTCACCTGGCAAGGAAATCTATACATGATTCCCGAAACTCGTGACAATAGGACAATTGAAATGTATCGAGCGAGCGACTTCCCGTATTCATGGGTTCACGAAGCAGTCCTCATGTCGGACGTGGCGGCGACGGACTCCACGCTGCTGTACTACCACGAGAAGTGGTGGCTGTTTACGGCGGGCGTGCTCGATCATGCTTCACCCCACGAAAGGTTGTTCCTGTTCTTCGCTGAGTCTCCGTTGGGGCCTTGGACGGCCCATCCGAAGAACCCTATCGTTTCCGACGCTCGCCACGCGCGTCCCGCAGGGTGCCTATATTTCGACAACGGACAACTCATCAGACCGGGGCAGGATTGCTCAAAGGGTTATGGCTACGCGACCCAACTGCACCAGGTGAGTGTGCTCTCAGAGACGGATTATCATGAGACGCTGCTCACGAGCATTCCTCCTGACCGGATCCCAGGAAGCATCGGTATCCATACGTTCAATCAGAATGATGAGTTTCGAGTAATCGACTGCAACTTTCTGATTCCGCGTTTCGACTTCAACTCATTCGCCTCCGCCTTTCATAGGGTTGGAGGCTCAGTGCGACAACTTGGTCGCTCGTGATTCTGCAACGTATTCGAGGTGAATATGCCCTACCTCGCAGGAGTAACAACCCACGTCGTTCGCTACAGCGTGACTCTTTTGTTGCTTGTGGCTGCCCAAGCTGGTCTTCCCCAAGCACCTGTCTCACCAGTGAGAGTCGCACCCGTGCCGACTCCGACTGTTCCTGGCCAGAACGGGGCAGTACATGTGATAAAGCCGGAGGGTTCAGGTGGTGGCGGTCAGACAGATTCCATCCCGAGCGCAAAGGGCGATGCCACTGCTCCGGAAAAGACGGCAGCACTCTCGCCGCCGGCTGGAGACGGGGATCCCGGCTTCGAAATTCTGATTGGGCCCGGCGATTTGATTGAGGTCAGTGTGTACGGTGCTCCGGACTACATCAAGGACGTGCGAGTGCGGTCAACAGGTGAGATCACGCTTCCCCTGGCGGGAACTGTGAAAGTCGGCGGACTCACACCCGCACAGGCTGAGGCGCTCATCGCAAAGCGTCTAAGTGATGGCAACTTCTTCAATGATCCGCGAGTTTCTGTCCTCGAAAAGGAATTTGTCACCCAGGGGGTTTCCGTGTTGGGCGAAGTGCAGAAGCCAGGGGTTTACCCGATGCCTGGGCCGCGGAGACTGTTCGATGCGATTTCTGCCGCTGGCGGTACCACGCCTCGAGCCGGCAACACCGTGACAATCCTGCATCGAGCCAACTCACAACATCCGGAAAGTGTCGTCCTGTCCTACAATGGCAAGTCTTCCAGTCAAAGCAACATCTATGTGTATCCCGGCGATACGGTCGTGGTCTCTAAAGCAGGAGTTGTCTACGTCGTTG
This genomic interval from Edaphobacter bradus contains the following:
- a CDS encoding glucosamine inositolphosphorylceramide transferase family protein, with protein sequence MSSVPVTAATGGITQPSPVPLKVGVVLRSSQVPGWVYYLLGKLIGYKAVELVLVVVDDDSKVAVGAGRGPILFRFWAGFDRWFRRTRTDALRLRDWHELRSDSVTVVMLRASNTAAQSELDIAALKEASPGLLLYFGDDALGAEVAACARQGMWSVQQVGPCGTAAIPSQFWDMYEGNCISRYGPQVVEQTQNRTRILYRPSPLTNFLSLALNQNAAFWEVADFLATQLNDAARLQTDTQLCPEVNASQHLFPRTMGNMRMAGFLMQWARRILRHEFKRRLFREQWTIALQPKSGMSTVNCEHGFRIVRPPRDRFYADPFLVERNGRNYVFFEDYKFASRKGLISCCELDAEGNCSKPRVVLERKYHLSYPFLFTWQGNLYMIPETRDNRTIEMYRASDFPYSWVHEAVLMSDVAATDSTLLYYHEKWWLFTAGVLDHASPHERLFLFFAESPLGPWTAHPKNPIVSDARHARPAGCLYFDNGQLIRPGQDCSKGYGYATQLHQVSVLSETDYHETLLTSIPPDRIPGSIGIHTFNQNDEFRVIDCNFLIPRFDFNSFASAFHRVGGSVRQLGRS
- a CDS encoding polysaccharide biosynthesis/export family protein, with translation MPYLAGVTTHVVRYSVTLLLLVAAQAGLPQAPVSPVRVAPVPTPTVPGQNGAVHVIKPEGSGGGGQTDSIPSAKGDATAPEKTAALSPPAGDGDPGFEILIGPGDLIEVSVYGAPDYIKDVRVRSTGEITLPLAGTVKVGGLTPAQAEALIAKRLSDGNFFNDPRVSVLEKEFVTQGVSVLGEVQKPGVYPMPGPRRLFDAISAAGGTTPRAGNTVTILHRANSQHPESVVLSYNGKSSSQSNIYVYPGDTVVVSKAGVVYVVGDVRLPGGFVMENSHMTILQAFAMAQGANATAALDRAQLIHKAGPEDHPQQKIISLKKILSAQSPDINLQPDDIVFVPTSRAKAAGRKTLEAIVQTASGIAIYRP